The following coding sequences are from one Pseudonocardia sp. EC080619-01 window:
- the surE gene encoding 5'/3'-nucleotidase SurE, translated as MPLALITNDDGIDSPGLYALARGARDAGYDVVVAAPAADASGAGGSVRSVTDDGHTAVHARDDIGQLDGIEAWAVAADPAYIVHAAGQGWFAREPDVVLSGINVGANTGAQVLHSGTVGAVLTGTLHGWSGIALSLACGLSTPAEPNWATVTGLLPELLERLRSRPAGTPWTVNVPDVPAAGLPPLREAALCATGAVRVRVAHRAPERGPDGVRPGGLRTFVSEDHSEALPGTDVALLAAGHPTVTELAPIGSHAGGTGYPA; from the coding sequence GCACTGGCCAGGGGGGCGCGCGACGCCGGGTACGACGTCGTCGTCGCCGCCCCCGCCGCGGACGCGAGCGGTGCGGGCGGCTCCGTCCGGTCCGTCACCGACGACGGCCACACCGCCGTGCACGCCCGCGACGACATCGGCCAGCTCGACGGGATCGAGGCGTGGGCGGTCGCGGCCGACCCGGCGTACATCGTGCACGCGGCCGGGCAGGGCTGGTTCGCCCGCGAGCCGGACGTCGTGCTGTCCGGGATCAACGTCGGCGCGAACACCGGCGCCCAGGTGTTGCACTCGGGCACGGTCGGGGCGGTGCTCACCGGGACGCTGCACGGCTGGTCGGGCATCGCCCTGTCGCTGGCCTGCGGCCTGTCGACGCCGGCCGAGCCGAACTGGGCCACGGTGACCGGGCTGCTGCCCGAGCTGCTGGAGCGGCTGCGGTCCCGCCCCGCCGGGACGCCGTGGACGGTGAACGTCCCCGACGTCCCGGCGGCCGGGCTGCCGCCGCTGCGGGAGGCCGCGCTCTGTGCGACCGGCGCGGTGCGGGTGCGGGTGGCGCACCGGGCGCCGGAACGCGGTCCCGACGGGGTGCGGCCGGGCGGCTTGCGGACGTTCGTCTCGGAGGACCACTCCGAGGCGCTGCCCGGCACCGACGTGGCCCTGCTCGCCGCCGGCCACCCCACGGTCACCGAGCTCGCCCCCATCGGCTCGCACGCCGGGGGCACCGGCTACCCGGCCTGA
- a CDS encoding NADP-dependent oxidoreductase, protein MGNDLNHQVRLAARPTGLPGPEVWEHTSEPVPEPGEGRFVVRVSHVSLDPAMRGWMNEGKSYAPPVGIGSVMRALGLGEVVASNHPGFAVGDTVTGVLGVQDYVETDGSGLQKVRPTAEVPPERYLALLGMTGMTAWFGLFDVGALNEGETVVVSGAAGAVGSVVGQLAKIRGARVVGIAGGPEKCSWVTGELGFDAAIDYRTENVSQRLRELAPDGVDVYFDNVGGEILDAVLGRLAMHARVVICGAISQYNSDSGMQGPRNYMNLLVYRARMEGFLVGDYVDRWGEAGTELAGWLAEGRIHSREDVVDGTVDDFPEVLLRLFRGENTGKLVLRLRRD, encoded by the coding sequence ATGGGTAACGACCTCAACCACCAGGTACGCCTCGCCGCCCGCCCGACCGGGCTCCCCGGCCCCGAGGTGTGGGAGCACACCTCCGAGCCGGTCCCGGAGCCCGGCGAGGGGCGGTTCGTCGTCCGCGTCAGCCACGTCTCCCTGGACCCGGCGATGCGCGGCTGGATGAACGAGGGGAAGTCCTACGCCCCGCCGGTCGGGATCGGCTCCGTCATGCGGGCGCTGGGCCTCGGCGAGGTCGTGGCGTCGAACCACCCGGGGTTCGCCGTCGGCGACACCGTCACCGGCGTGCTCGGCGTGCAGGACTACGTCGAGACCGACGGCTCCGGCCTGCAGAAGGTGCGGCCCACCGCCGAGGTCCCGCCGGAGCGCTACCTCGCGCTGCTCGGGATGACCGGCATGACCGCCTGGTTCGGGCTCTTCGACGTCGGTGCGCTGAACGAGGGGGAGACCGTCGTCGTCTCCGGTGCCGCGGGCGCGGTCGGCAGCGTCGTGGGGCAGCTCGCGAAGATCCGGGGTGCCCGGGTGGTCGGCATCGCCGGCGGGCCGGAGAAGTGTTCCTGGGTCACCGGCGAGCTCGGCTTCGACGCCGCGATCGACTACCGCACCGAGAACGTGTCGCAGCGGCTGCGCGAGCTCGCCCCCGACGGCGTCGACGTCTACTTCGACAACGTCGGCGGGGAGATCCTCGACGCCGTGCTCGGCAGGCTCGCGATGCACGCCCGCGTCGTCATCTGCGGCGCCATCAGCCAGTACAACTCCGACAGCGGCATGCAGGGCCCGCGCAACTACATGAACCTGCTCGTGTACCGGGCCCGGATGGAGGGCTTCCTGGTCGGCGACTACGTCGACCGGTGGGGCGAGGCCGGCACCGAGCTCGCCGGGTGGCTGGCCGAGGGCCGCATCCACAGCCGGGAGGACGTCGTCGACGGCACCGTGGACGACTTCCCCGAGGTCCTGCTGCGCCTGTTCCGCGGCGAGAACACCGGCAAGCTGGTGCTGCGCCTGCGCCGGGACTGA
- a CDS encoding fused MFS/spermidine synthase: MRLALARTAVVVSGAAILVVETLATRLVAPYVGLTLESTTAVIGVALAGIAAGAALGGKWADERDPVAVAALMLVIGGLGTLAVRPIVRLLGPLLGAGPYAAVLLVAASTLVSVTALSAVTPAVTKARLTGLDRSGEVVGGLSAAGTVGSLAGTFLTGFVLVALLPVSAILLVTAAACLVLGLVVAPWRRRRDLLRGGTAAVLLAVALVAVPGRCDADTTYYCASVQPDPDDPAGRYLVLDDLRHSYVRLGDPAHLEFAYTKRFAAAVDTAFPPGRPLDAVHVGGGALTVPRWLAATRPGSTSAVLELDRGVVDLGVRELDAGAIPATTVRTGDARVGLAERPDDSADVVVGDAFGARSVPWHLSTREFLAEVQRVLRPGGLYVLNVIDRDPLDLLRAATATVDGSFGTTMLVARPDELAPGGGGNVVVVASDRPVDPAALEAAVARSGEPGAVLDPARTAAFTAGAPVLTDDRAPVDQLITTGLEG, translated from the coding sequence GTGCGCCTCGCCCTCGCCCGGACCGCCGTCGTCGTCTCCGGAGCGGCGATCCTCGTCGTCGAGACCCTCGCGACGCGGCTGGTGGCCCCCTACGTCGGGCTGACCCTGGAGTCCACCACCGCGGTGATCGGGGTGGCGCTGGCCGGGATCGCCGCCGGCGCCGCGCTCGGCGGGAAGTGGGCCGACGAGCGCGACCCGGTGGCCGTCGCGGCGCTGATGCTCGTGATCGGCGGGCTCGGCACGCTCGCCGTGCGCCCGATCGTCCGGCTCCTCGGCCCGCTGCTGGGTGCCGGGCCGTACGCGGCGGTCCTGCTCGTCGCGGCGTCCACACTGGTCTCGGTGACCGCGCTGTCGGCGGTCACCCCGGCCGTCACGAAGGCGCGGCTGACGGGTCTCGACCGCTCCGGTGAGGTCGTCGGCGGGCTGTCCGCGGCCGGGACCGTCGGCTCCCTCGCCGGCACCTTCCTGACCGGTTTCGTGCTGGTGGCGTTGCTTCCGGTGAGCGCGATCCTGCTGGTCACCGCCGCCGCGTGCCTGGTGCTCGGGCTCGTCGTCGCGCCGTGGCGCCGGCGCCGGGACCTGCTGCGGGGCGGCACGGCGGCGGTCCTGCTCGCCGTCGCGCTCGTCGCCGTCCCGGGCCGGTGCGACGCCGACACCACCTACTACTGCGCGTCCGTGCAGCCCGACCCGGACGACCCGGCCGGGCGCTACCTGGTGCTCGACGACCTCCGGCACTCCTACGTCCGGCTCGGCGATCCCGCGCACCTGGAGTTCGCCTACACGAAACGGTTCGCGGCCGCGGTCGACACCGCGTTCCCGCCGGGACGGCCGCTGGACGCCGTGCACGTCGGCGGTGGGGCGCTCACCGTGCCGCGGTGGCTGGCCGCGACCCGTCCGGGGAGCACCTCGGCCGTGCTGGAGCTCGACCGCGGGGTGGTCGACCTGGGCGTGCGCGAGCTGGACGCCGGTGCGATCCCGGCGACGACCGTCCGCACCGGCGACGCCCGGGTGGGGCTCGCCGAGCGACCCGACGACTCGGCCGATGTCGTCGTCGGCGACGCGTTCGGCGCCCGCTCGGTGCCGTGGCACCTGTCGACCCGCGAGTTCCTCGCCGAGGTGCAGCGGGTGCTGCGTCCCGGCGGGCTCTACGTGCTCAACGTGATCGACCGCGACCCGCTGGACCTGCTGCGCGCCGCGACGGCGACGGTCGACGGCAGCTTCGGCACGACGATGCTGGTGGCCCGGCCCGACGAGCTCGCACCGGGCGGCGGCGGGAACGTCGTGGTCGTCGCGTCCGACCGGCCGGTCGACCCGGCGGCGCTGGAGGCCGCGGTCGCCCGCAGCGGCGAGCCCGGCGCGGTGCTCGACCCGGCCCGCACCGCCGCGTTCACCGCCGGGGCGCCGGTGCTGACCGACGACCGTGCCCCGGTCGACCAGCTCATCACCACCGGCCTGGAGGGCTGA
- a CDS encoding superoxide dismutase has protein sequence MAEYTLPDLPYDYGALAPHIAPEIMELHHSKHHNTYVQGLNATIDKLAEARSTNDFGAVVGLEKTLAFNLGGHVNHSAFWKNLSPDGGDKPTGDLASAIDDDFGSFDAFQAHFTAAATTIQGSGWAVLGFDRLGQKLLIHQLYDQQSQLPAGQTPIVLLDMWEHAFYLQYKNVKPDYVKAWWNVVDWADAAERFAAARG, from the coding sequence ATGGCTGAGTACACGCTTCCGGACCTGCCCTACGACTACGGCGCACTCGCTCCGCACATCGCGCCGGAGATCATGGAGCTGCACCACTCCAAGCACCACAACACCTACGTCCAGGGCCTCAACGCCACCATCGACAAGCTCGCCGAGGCCCGTTCGACGAACGACTTCGGCGCCGTCGTCGGCCTGGAGAAGACCCTCGCGTTCAACCTCGGCGGGCACGTCAACCACTCCGCCTTCTGGAAGAACCTCTCCCCGGACGGCGGCGACAAGCCCACCGGTGACCTCGCCTCCGCGATCGACGACGACTTCGGGTCGTTCGACGCGTTCCAGGCGCACTTCACCGCCGCCGCCACCACCATCCAGGGCTCCGGCTGGGCCGTCCTGGGCTTCGACCGGCTCGGGCAGAAGCTGCTGATCCACCAGCTCTACGACCAGCAGTCCCAGCTCCCCGCCGGGCAGACCCCGATCGTGCTGCTCGACATGTGGGAGCACGCGTTCTACCTGCAGTACAAGAACGTGAAGCCGGACTACGTCAAGGCCTGGTGGAACGTCGTCGACTGGGCGGACGCCGCCGAGCGCTTCGCCGCCGCCCGCGGCTGA